From a single Mesorhizobium shangrilense genomic region:
- a CDS encoding outer membrane protein yields MRRLTLAGAGLLVALTGPAFAADPTVDLPMTAPGFDWTGYYAGLQAGYGWGSSDITGTDGTPFSSPDLSGGFIGGQVAGLWQFNHFVIGGEADLNYAGIDGSANAAPGNSFGTNIQWFGSVNAKAGYAMDRVLVYGTGGVAFAGIETSQNSGSDFSRTRTNTGWTIGAGVDYALTDKFTVGAQYRYYDFGSDHYDGNSSFTDRDQDVKLNTVGINLNYKF; encoded by the coding sequence ATGCGTCGGCTAACGCTTGCAGGTGCGGGTTTGCTTGTCGCCCTCACCGGACCGGCTTTTGCGGCCGATCCGACGGTCGATCTGCCGATGACCGCGCCGGGCTTCGACTGGACCGGCTACTATGCCGGCCTGCAGGCAGGATATGGCTGGGGCAGCTCCGATATAACAGGAACAGACGGTACACCGTTTTCCTCGCCCGATCTGAGCGGCGGATTCATCGGCGGCCAGGTTGCCGGCCTTTGGCAATTCAACCATTTCGTGATCGGCGGCGAGGCGGATCTCAACTATGCCGGCATCGACGGCTCCGCCAATGCGGCCCCGGGAAATTCATTCGGCACCAACATACAATGGTTCGGGTCGGTCAACGCAAAGGCCGGCTATGCCATGGACCGCGTCCTGGTCTACGGCACAGGTGGCGTCGCCTTCGCTGGTATCGAAACCAGCCAGAACTCAGGTTCGGACTTTTCACGGACCCGCACGAATACCGGTTGGACGATCGGTGCGGGCGTCGACTATGCGCTGACGGACAAATTCACGGTCGGCGCCCAGTACCGCTACTATGATTTCGGCTCCGACCATTATGATGGAAACAGCAGCTTTACCGATCGAGATCAGGACGTGAAGCTGAATACCGTCGGCATCAATCTGAACTACAAGTTCTGA
- a CDS encoding amino acid ABC transporter permease, producing the protein MLFDPTIFLEALVSPALIQGALTTIGLSICVQVTAFALCLPVAIGLSSKRAAVRWVLLAYVWLFRSAPMILVLLFIWNGLPQLFPIFRSSWFTPFLAAYIGMTLVGVAYNAEIMRAALGSLGAGQREAAAALGLTRFQAFRLVVLPQAMRIALPSLMNEFISLLKSTSLAYTISLRELMTTTSLSISASFRFTEWYACAFLYYLVMVSILTLAQSWIERRMSAPYSRKSNDRNSGLQPARTAPPLNGSAQNL; encoded by the coding sequence GTGCTTTTTGATCCGACCATTTTTCTTGAAGCTCTCGTCAGCCCCGCTTTGATCCAGGGCGCCCTGACAACGATCGGCCTGTCGATCTGCGTGCAGGTGACGGCATTTGCGCTCTGTCTGCCGGTGGCGATCGGCTTGAGCTCCAAGCGCGCTGCGGTCCGCTGGGTCCTGTTGGCCTATGTCTGGCTGTTCAGAAGCGCGCCCATGATCCTGGTGCTGCTGTTTATCTGGAACGGCCTGCCGCAGCTGTTTCCGATATTCCGCTCGTCGTGGTTCACACCGTTTCTTGCCGCCTACATTGGCATGACCCTGGTCGGCGTGGCCTATAATGCGGAGATCATGCGCGCCGCGCTTGGGTCGCTGGGGGCTGGTCAGAGGGAGGCGGCGGCAGCACTTGGGCTTACCAGGTTCCAGGCTTTTCGCCTGGTGGTCTTGCCTCAGGCCATGCGCATCGCCTTGCCGTCCCTGATGAATGAATTCATTTCCCTGCTGAAATCGACCTCGCTGGCTTACACGATCTCGCTGCGGGAACTGATGACAACAACCTCCCTCTCCATATCGGCAAGCTTCCGGTTCACCGAATGGTATGCCTGCGCGTTTCTCTACTACCTCGTCATGGTCTCCATCCTGACTCTCGCGCAAAGCTGGATCGAGAGGCGGATGTCCGCCCCATATTCCCGGAAGAGCAACGATCGGAATTCCGGCTTGCAACCCGCCCGCACCGCACCGCCATTGAACGGGAGCGCTCAGAACTTGTAG
- a CDS encoding transporter substrate-binding domain-containing protein: protein MKRTMHRTCHIASLLGATLLSQTALAGTDAPSFIRDGHLTVCTSAGFPPFTYMDKPTDTRPVGVDIDVADALAKFWGADVTFVVSGFDGLLPSLQASRCSLVISGIYLNEKRRQSYDGVPYLKSSTVIVTAATNDAIKTPDDLAGKSLAIEAGTSYADAPDEMNKTFKAQGKAPVTFQTYESQVAATQQVMIGRADATLTEAAEAGVRAKQTGDKIKVVYTYPSEFQFGIYIQKSPEDLALLRSALKALKQQGTFGEIAKTYNFPESGFDVDYGS, encoded by the coding sequence ATGAAACGAACGATGCACCGTACCTGCCACATCGCTTCTCTGTTGGGCGCAACGCTGCTCAGCCAAACCGCTCTTGCCGGGACAGATGCGCCCTCGTTCATACGCGACGGACACCTCACCGTGTGCACCTCGGCCGGTTTTCCGCCATTCACCTATATGGACAAGCCAACCGACACGCGGCCGGTGGGCGTCGACATTGACGTCGCCGACGCGCTGGCCAAATTCTGGGGCGCCGACGTCACGTTCGTCGTCTCGGGCTTCGATGGGCTTCTGCCGTCATTGCAGGCGAGCCGCTGCTCGCTCGTCATCAGCGGCATCTATCTCAACGAAAAGCGCCGTCAGTCCTATGATGGCGTGCCGTATCTGAAATCGTCGACGGTGATCGTCACTGCCGCGACGAACGATGCGATCAAGACCCCCGACGACCTTGCCGGCAAGTCGCTGGCGATCGAGGCCGGGACGTCTTATGCCGATGCGCCCGATGAGATGAACAAGACGTTCAAGGCGCAGGGCAAGGCGCCTGTCACCTTCCAGACCTATGAATCGCAGGTCGCCGCGACCCAGCAAGTCATGATCGGGCGAGCCGATGCGACGCTGACGGAGGCGGCAGAGGCTGGCGTTCGCGCCAAACAGACAGGTGACAAGATCAAGGTCGTGTACACCTATCCATCCGAATTCCAGTTCGGCATCTACATCCAGAAATCGCCGGAAGACCTGGCGTTGCTGAGGTCGGCGCTGAAGGCGCTGAAGCAGCAGGGAACGTTTGGCGAGATAGCGAAGACGTACAATTTTCCCGAGTCCGGCTTCGACGTGGATTACGGCTCGTAG
- a CDS encoding GYD domain-containing protein, protein MPYFISLMRLTQRGLDEIANSPERARVSRERVENLGGRSVALYSTMGAYDFVQVFEMPSEAAMMQYLLVARQDGHVDPVVLRAFDAPEWSSIVEASMKSRIATGELP, encoded by the coding sequence ATGCCATATTTCATTTCTCTGATGCGTCTCACGCAGCGGGGGCTCGACGAGATTGCCAACTCTCCGGAGCGGGCTCGGGTCAGCCGTGAACGCGTCGAAAATCTCGGCGGGCGCAGCGTCGCCCTCTATTCCACAATGGGTGCCTACGATTTCGTCCAGGTTTTCGAGATGCCGAGCGAAGCGGCGATGATGCAGTACCTGCTCGTCGCTCGTCAGGACGGTCATGTCGATCCGGTGGTGCTGCGTGCATTCGACGCCCCTGAATGGAGCTCGATTGTCGAGGCATCTATGAAAAGCCGAATTGCAACGGGGGAATTGCCATGA
- a CDS encoding cysteine hydrolase family protein — protein MTGTKWIRSRPFDYPYDGNLDPKVTALLVIDLQADFLSSDGYFARKGYDPAPLRAILPTVNALIDTARAAGCLILHTRQGYRADMADMTPYERWRRKRTGLEGTQVLLRSSPGFEIVPEIALHASDVIVDKTANGAFTHTDLDHVLRARGITHLLFSGCTTDVCVSTTMREAADRNYQCLLIEDACASGDQYAHDAAVHMVTVEDGIYGVVSKAADVIAGLRALDAPSANS, from the coding sequence ATGACAGGAACAAAGTGGATCAGGTCGCGGCCTTTCGACTATCCCTACGACGGAAATCTCGACCCCAAGGTGACCGCGCTTCTCGTCATCGACCTTCAGGCCGACTTCCTGTCTTCCGACGGCTACTTCGCCAGGAAGGGTTATGACCCCGCGCCGTTGCGGGCGATCCTGCCGACGGTGAATGCCCTGATCGATACCGCCCGGGCGGCAGGCTGTCTGATCCTGCACACCAGGCAGGGCTATCGCGCGGATATGGCCGACATGACGCCTTACGAACGCTGGCGTCGCAAGCGGACGGGGCTCGAGGGAACCCAGGTCCTTTTGCGCTCGTCGCCCGGATTTGAGATCGTCCCGGAGATCGCCCTCCACGCCAGCGATGTCATCGTCGACAAGACCGCCAACGGCGCCTTCACCCATACCGACCTCGATCATGTCCTGCGGGCGAGGGGAATTACCCACTTGCTTTTCAGCGGCTGCACGACGGACGTTTGCGTCAGCACCACAATGCGCGAGGCGGCGGACAGGAACTATCAGTGCCTACTGATCGAGGATGCCTGCGCCAGCGGCGACCAATACGCCCATGACGCCGCCGTTCATATGGTCACCGTCGAGGACGGCATCTACGGCGTCGTCTCCAAAGCAGCGGACGTGATTGCGGGCCTTCGCGCACTGGACGCGCCCTCGGCCAACAGCTGA
- a CDS encoding LysR family transcriptional regulator: protein MKHPHGLAYLRVFEAVARVGSVRAAAIELNVTPGAVSQQLRNLQDSLGVALFSRDGRRLRLTESGKTLQRSAAIAFSEIDTCVDEIARPAPSVGPRSITIAVPPALAVSWFTTQMFDFAQVAGLTSFRMIPAVDFSQIDWRSTDIAIVYGSPPWKGFSWSLMANVVLRPVCSPKLLNASPSLRSPRDVTEHWLLHEDDGSEWLRWLTAANVSHVTSRNAYFGTLMMAITAALEGRGLALVSDFLASEYLHSGRLVRPFETAIEASRSYYCVCADNRAADAQIMRMTEWIIDRSRLPQRI from the coding sequence ATGAAGCACCCACACGGCCTGGCCTATCTTCGCGTCTTCGAAGCGGTTGCTCGTGTCGGTTCCGTGCGCGCGGCGGCGATCGAGCTGAATGTTACGCCCGGTGCGGTAAGCCAGCAGCTGCGCAACCTTCAGGACAGCCTTGGCGTCGCCCTGTTCAGCAGGGACGGACGGCGCCTGCGCCTGACGGAATCTGGAAAGACATTGCAGCGCTCGGCGGCGATAGCTTTTTCCGAGATCGACACCTGCGTCGATGAAATTGCTAGGCCTGCCCCATCCGTAGGACCTCGATCTATCACCATTGCCGTACCGCCGGCTCTCGCGGTTTCATGGTTCACGACGCAGATGTTCGACTTTGCCCAGGTCGCGGGCCTTACTTCCTTCCGAATGATCCCTGCGGTCGATTTCAGCCAGATCGACTGGCGCTCGACCGACATCGCGATCGTCTACGGTTCACCACCCTGGAAAGGCTTTTCCTGGAGCCTCATGGCCAATGTCGTCCTGCGACCCGTTTGCAGCCCAAAACTGCTGAACGCCTCGCCATCGTTGAGATCGCCACGCGACGTGACGGAACATTGGCTCCTGCATGAGGACGACGGCAGCGAATGGTTGCGGTGGCTGACAGCGGCGAATGTCTCGCACGTCACCTCGCGCAATGCATATTTCGGCACCTTGATGATGGCGATAACCGCAGCGCTGGAAGGGCGCGGGCTGGCTCTGGTCAGCGACTTCCTTGCTTCCGAATACCTCCATTCGGGAAGGCTGGTCAGGCCGTTCGAGACGGCAATCGAGGCATCGCGGAGCTACTATTGCGTCTGCGCCGACAATCGCGCGGCCGATGCTCAGATCATGCGGATGACGGAGTGGATCATAGACCGATCGAGACTGCCGCAGCGGATCTGA